GAACAGGAGCAACCCAGCGATGCTCAAGAGCCTCCAAACGGTGCTCAACGAACGCCCGCCAATCCTGACGATCCGTGAGGTAATGAGCGCCGATGCAAGAAGCGAAAGCATCTACTTCGAGCAACTCAGAACGATGAGTCCGCTGAAGATCGACGACTGGCTGGACGAATACGCGGCAGCAGCCAGGCCTGAGCCACCCCTGCTAAAGATCGTGTACAACGCCTCGGAACGTGTGACCGGAGAGAGACCAACGCTCAAACGCAGGACCGGAAACAAAACAGCGGCGGCATTGGAGGCGCGGCGCTTGGAGGTCATGGTCAGGTACACGATACTGTTCGAAAATCTGGTCAACAAGGAGCCAGATGCGCGCCGGAGGATTAACGTGCTTGCTGACAGAATCGAGCAAACCGTCGACCGCTCCTATGAGCTCGCGACTTATTTAATGTTCTCAACAGTCGTTTACGTACATATCAGCTACGCGTTTAACGAAGCCGCCTTGCGTTCTGCGATCGCCCTGCTCGGTCGATATCCTGACTATGAAGACCTGCCCGAAACGCTGCCTGCAGACCTCTCCTTTGCTGACCCGTTTGGCGGCGGTTCGGTCATCTACCGCAAGACTCCGCGCGGCTTTCTCATCTACTCGCGATCAATGAACGGCACGGACGACGGATACCCTTTATCAGACCCCGATGAACTCGGCCAGGAAGCGTCGATGGTTTTTTATCTCAACCGAGAGGACGCTGGACTGATCGTCAGCTACGACCCGATCACGCCGGCGCCGTGATAGAATCTACATGAAGAAGAAGTGGAGGGTCGTGGCGGTCATCGGGGGTGTAGTCGCGCTTATCGCGGTCGGCGCGGTGTTCTACGCCAACCGCGAGCACGCGGATTACGTGCGCGCTGCCAAGCTCCTGCCGACAGCGAGGCAGGAAGCGGAGGCGATGTTCGGACCGCTGACGTGGGAGGAGTACCGCAAAGAGAAGGGGATCAGTGGCGAAGCCGACCTTGAGGAGTGGACGACTATCGCCAAGTCTGTTCCAACAACGATCAGTGCCCAGTGGAGTCTTCCACCAGAGGATAGCGACCAGTGGAAAACAAGCCCTTACTCGTTGACGAGCCGGGAGCGGTTCCTCGCCGAGCGGGTGTGGTTCAGCCAAATAGGCGACAGAGTCGACCGGCTCCGCTTTCGGCACATCATGCGAGACGACGGATCGGACTGGGACTTCAGGTTCATCGGTCGCAGCACGGACATCGCCAAAGCGTTGCGCATCGGCCTCATCGGCGCCGCAGACGATGGCAACGCGGATGCCGTGCTGGAACTTGGGCGCGCTTTCAACAGCGTCATCGCTGAGCTGGCCGTCGAGCCGTCAGGCCTGGCCAATCTCAAAGCGGACGCTTTCCGCACCCTCTTGCTGCTTGGCGTTTTGCGGGCCGCAGTGAGGAACCGAAACGACGTCGCCGTTATGCGAAGCCTGATGACAGTTGTTCTGGAGTACCCGCCAGCGCCCACTGTCCGGGAAGCGTTTGCCGCAGATGCTCGAATGGTCGACGTCTATCTAGAGCAGCTCAGAAACCTTGAGCCGGGCGAGATCAACAGCTGGTTCAACGACGTGGTGGGCGACTACGAGTTTCTGGAGGAGATGATGGATCCGTCGCTGATGAAACTGTACGACTTGGTGGAGAAATTCAGAGGAGAGCGACCTGAGTACAGGAGAAAGACGGGTAGGCGGACGGCGGCGGCACTGGAAGCAAGACATTGGCAGGTTCTCGTCGAGTACACGAATCTGCTAGAAGACATTGCACGAAACAAGCCCGGTGCCCGTGCAGCGATGATCAAGCTTGACGATGAGATCCTGTTTGGCGGGGATTGGTCTTATGAACTCGCGAACTCGATGCATTGGTCGTGGTTTTTCGAACTGCGGATCAGAAATCTCTTCGGCGAGCGCGCTGCGCGATCAGCGTTCGAGCTGCTGTCGCGTTTCCCCGACTATCCCGACCTGCCAGACGAATTGCCGCCCGACCTCGTCTTCGCCGACCCGTTCGGTGGGCTTCCGGTTCTGTACCGCAAGACTCAGACTGGATTCCTGATCTACACGCGGTATGAAAACTTGATCGATGATGGATTCCCACTGGACGATCCAGATCAGCTCCGGGAGGAGGTCAGGCTCATGTTCTCTTCCGGCACGGAGGACTTCGGGCTGACCGTCAGCTACGACCCGATCACGCCGATGCCATGGGCTCCGTGATAAAATCAAAGCAAGATGAAGCGGAAGGTCTGGTTTTTTGTGATAGCGGCGCCGTTGGTCGCCGTCGGCGTGCTGCTGTTCGTCGGCGCGAGAGAGAACCCCGACTACGTACGCGCGGCCAAACTGCTGCCTGAGGCGAAGCAGCGAGCAAGAGAGGTGTTCGGCCCGCTCACCTGGGAGGAGTACCGCGCGGAGAAAGGGATCGTCCATCGCGACGACACCAGTAAGTGGAGGCGGATCGAGAGGTCGATTCCCGACGACCTGTGGGATTTCCGGTGGCTTGACCCACCAGAGCCAGAGAAATACGGTGAGGTTTTCGAAGCGAATCGTGCGTGGATGCTCGGGCTATCCAGTGAGACGGAGAATCTTGTCTTTCACCAGCCGTATCCTGAGCGTCTTTTCGATGAGAGTCTGATTCCAGCAAAAAACTTGATCAACATGCTGGCGACAGGAATCATCGGTGCGGCCGACGTCGGCGACGTCGACGCTGTCAGGCAGATCGCAGAGACAGCCTGGAACATCCTTGAGAAGTGGAGTGAGGAGCCCAGCACGTTGCACGCTACCATGGTGATCTCGGGCGTCAGTGTGATTACCGAAGCACTGCTGACTGCTGTCGTACGCAATATCGAAAACGAGCGTCTGCTCGCCGTCGCTCAAGAGTTTATCGCCAACGCACCAACGCCGCCCGAACTGCGACTGACGCTTGCTGGCGATGCACGATCAAACCTCGAATTCTTCAGGTCACTTCGAGATGAGGGGCTAGAGAACCTCAATCAGACCTTGAACTCCATTAGTGATGTCGCACCTATTCTCGCTCCGCCGGCTTCGTCCACCCCGACACTTTGGGACGATGTACGCGAATACGTTTCAGACTTGTTCAACGACAACGCGAACACTCGGAACGCTGGCAAGCACGCCTTCGATGCACTGGAGGGGAGGTTGTGGGAGGTCGAAGTCGACGTCTTGACGTACTACGAAGCTGTCCAGCAGGATCCGTCTTCCAACAGACAGAAATCTAAGAAGTTTGTCGATGAGCTTGCGGCCAAAACGGACATCTCGTATGAATATGCCCAGGCTTCCGTCACAGCGCTTGCGGCCTTTCGCTCGATCCAACACGATCTTACGAGAGATCTTGCACTGCTTGCGCTCTCAATCATCTCTGAAAACTCATCTGTTGAGTCGCTGCCGGAGTACCTCACGGACGACCGGCTCTTCCCTGACCCGTTTGCCGGCACGAATATCCTGTACAGGAAGACATCTACGGGCTTCGTCGTTTACAGCCGCTCCGACGACGGCGCAGATGGAGGGTTTTCAAACATTCCCGCCAATTTATCGCTGCGCCAGAACGTCAACATAACCTACGATGTTCTTCGCACCGATTACGGCATTATCGTGAACTACGAAATCCCGGAAGCAACCGCTCCGCCTTAGCCGCGACGGCGCTCCCATGCCGCGAACGGCGCGATAGCCCGTGAGCCACGGAGCAGCGAGGAACTTGTGGAGCTTGAAACGAACGCTCATGGTAACGTTAACCAATGAGCCGATACGAATTTAGTGGCGAAGACGACAGCGCATTCGAACCAGGCTCGGACGGTTCAGTCTTAAAGAACCGGCTTGCCATCATTGACCCGAAAGAGATCGGGCAGGTCGAGGCTCACGCACTGTTCGTGGCGATCGCCTGGAGCGACGAAGCGTTCGACTTCGAAACAGAATTCAGTTTTGAGATCATCAAGGATATGCACCGGCAGTGGTTAGGACACATATATCCCTTTGCCGGTGAGTTGCGCACAGTTAATGTGACCAAGGACGGCTTCATGTTCGCCCCCGTCGCGTATCTGGAAAACTCAATACGCGAAATTGATTCGCTAGTGCGTGAAAACACGCCTTGTGAAGGGCTCCATAGACCGGAGTTGGTCGCAGCGATCGCACTCGTGCATTCAGAATTGCTCTTGGTCCATCCGTTTCGCGAGGGGAACGGACGAATCGCTCGGTGGCTCGCCGATCTGATGGCGATACAAGGAGGGTTGCCGCCGCTAGACTGGGCGTTCGAAGAAAACTCGGAGGCCCGGCGAGAAGAGTATTTTGCTGCCTTAAGGCGCGCGTACATCAAACAGCCGGGAGAATTAGAGGCGCTCGTCGACCAAGCGCTTACGCGCGCTTTGACTTCTTGACTTCGGCTTTATTGACCTTTATCCCTTCACACGCAGAGGAGGAGACCACGGTTTTTGAGATCTGTTCCTCCCGGGCTTTCCCTTGCTTCAAGTGGGGACTTTCTGAAAGCTTTTTAGCCATCTCAACTACTCTATTATACCATGTTTCAAGTTCAAAACCGAACGCGTTCAAGCGGTGACGGCGAACGGCGCGATAGCCCGTGAGCATTCAAGCGTCGACGGATCCTTCGATCCTTCGACAGGCTCAGGACAGGCTCTCGCAGGATGACATGACGCCCTCCATCGGGAGTCGTGAGTCACGAGATACATCTCAGACATCAGTGACGCCCGCCAAATCGAAAGCGCGATCCTTCGACAAGCTCAGGATGACGGCCCGCGCACTCCCAAAAACCTGAACTACCCCGCGCTATAGCCCTCAAGCTGGCTCTTCATCATCCGGTACTGCGCGTACGCCACCCCGGCGATGATGATCAGCAGCAGGAACGACTGCGCAGCCGCCGAGCCGACGTGAAACTTCTGCCACGCCTCGCGGTATATGTGGTAGCCGATCACGTTGGTCGTGTCGTTCGGCCCGCCCTTCGTCATCATGTAGATCGGCGTGAAGAGCTGGAACGCCCCAATGGTCGAAGTCACGAGGACGAACAGCGTCGTGGGCGAAAGCATCGGCAGCGTGATGCGCCAGAACCGCTGCCAACCGCCTGCGCCGTCCAGCTCCGCGGCCTCGTAGAGCGTCTCCGGGATCCCCAGCAGACCCGCGACGTATATGATCATCTTCGGCCCGAGCCCGGTCCAGATCGACATGAACACCAGCGCCCACATCGCCCACTCCTCTTTATTCAAAAAGTCTATGTCTGGTATGCCAAACATAGACGAAGCGACATTGATCAGCCCGCTCTGCGGCAGGTAGACGTAGATCCAGAGCATCGAGATCGCGACACCGCTGCTGATCGCGGGGATATAGAACAGAGTGCGGAATATCGTGACCCCGCGCAGCTTTTGAGCAACAAGGATGGCCACGAGCAACGCGACCAACATCCCAGCCGGCACGCTGGTCAGCGTGAACCGCGCGCTGTTCCACATCGCGTTCCAGAAATGCGGGTCCTGCACCGAATCGATGTAGTTCCCGATCCCGACGAACGGCTTCGTGTCCTTCAACAGGTTCCATCGGAAGAGCGAAAGGTACAGCGCGTACCCGATCGGCAAGACCGCGAACAGGAACAGGTGCAGCACCGCCGGGGTGATGAAGAGGTAGCCGACCTTCTGGTTGCGCTTGCTCACTATCCTGATGCCGATCTGAACCGGTTATACCGTTCCGCTGATATTGTAGACTCTGCCACCGTGGATCGCTTGCACCTGGTCAGTCACAGATGAGCACGCAACTGCCGACTATCGAGCTATCCGGCATGCGGCTCGCAAAAGCGCGCGGCCAAGAGGTTCTGGACCACGTTTTTGAAGAGCTGTCGCACGGCAAAGGCGGCTGGCTCATCACGGCGAACCTCGACTTCTTGCGGCGGTTCTGCCGTGAGCCCGAAATGCGCGCGCTGTACGAGCAGGCGGACGTGACCGTCGCCGACGGCATGCCGCTCGTCTGGGCGGCACGGATCCAGGGCGACCGGCTTCCAGAGCGCGTGACCGGATCGTCGATGGTCTGGTCGCTCGCCTCGCGTGCCAGCGCCGAGGGGCGGACGCTGTACCTTCTCGGCGGCGACGAAGGAACCGGCGACGCGGCGGCGCAAGAGTTCACGCGCCGATCGCCGAAACTGACAATCTCCGGTGTCTCGGCTCCCATGTTTTCGAACCCCCCGACTGAACAAGAGATTGCGGATGTGAAGCAACTGTTCGCCGCCGATCCTCCCGACATCTTGCTCGTCGGACTCGGTAGCCCAAAACAGGAGATTTTGATCCAGGCTCTTCGCAAGTCGCTCCCGGGGACATGGATGATCGGGGTCGGAATCAGCTTCAGCTTTGTCGCGGGCAAGGTGCGGCGGGCTCCGCGCTGGATGCAGCGATCTGGGCTTGAGTGGCTTCACCGGCTGTTTCAAGAGCCGCGGCGCCTGGCGCGGCGGTATCTGATCGACGACATCCCGTTCTCGATCGTGCTGTTCAGCAGAGCGCTCGGGTCGCGCTTTCGGCGTAAGTGAAGCGGGTACGATTGTTCTGAGGCATCAAAAGGAAGCGAGACAAACGATGTTCGGGCTCATTTTCGCGGCGTGTCTGAGTGCAAGTTGGTACGACGACAATCCAATAACCGTCGATGCCGGCTTCTATGTTCTCAACGACCTTTGCAAAACCATAACAGAGACTGGCGTGAGTGTCCGTGCCGACGAGTCCTGCGCTAAGGACGTCTATGCAGTCAGCCTCTCAGATGTTGAGTGGGGCGACTTGCGCAAGGCACTTGAGGCTGATGGACGGTTGGAGATTCTAGAGACTGCCGAGGGCTGGTCGATCCGACGCAGCCAAGAGTCTTTGCAAAAAGAAGCAGAAGCGCTGGACTGGTATCTCGAAACGCTCGGCAGATCGATCGCAGCTACGTACGGTAGAGCGATGGAGATTTGCGAGAGATGGGGTGAGATCGGACGCGATGGGCTGAGCGCATTCGTCTTGAGCAAAATGAGCGGAGGAAACCTGGCTTCAAACGAATTCCTTGCGTTCGATATCCTCTATAGAACCGTGGTGTCCAAAGACACGCTGTTCTGGCTGATGTCCTTACCCTCAACGGCGTCGAACGGTGCGTTCCTTGGTTCGACGACCAGCTTTTCCCACTACTCTCTTTGGGACCGTCCCGATCTGTTCGTTGTTTCTGGAAACATGCGGGACTTTCGCCTGCTCGGCCCGTTGGGAGATCTGTCACCAACTGAATTGGAGGCAATGGCGAGAGCAGTCACTTTAGCGAGGATGATTCAGTGGGACCCCATTTCGAACGACATGGGTCTTCGCAGCATCCTCGAGGTGAATGTCGGCGGCCGGACGTTTGGGGGAGGCAACAAACCGTGGGCTGTGTCGCCCAGATGGGTGCGGGTCGAATTTCCCAGGCGGCGACCGCAATCTCTTCTCGACAGTGCCAATCTGAGTGGCGACCAAGTATCTGAAAACAGTGGAGCAGAACAGCTTCCTGCTTGGACAAACGGCGTGCTGGCAGTCCAAACCGAAAGTGTGAGCCTGTCCGAGCTCTTGCTACAAGGCACGAAAAACAACGGAGGGGATCTTCTGGCATACCTCCCGCGCATCGGAGACTTTGTCCTGGCTGGAAACCGCGACTGGTCGGTTCAACTAGCTACCAAGGCTGTCAACAGTGGGCAGCTGGACGAGGACTGGATTCGGTCGGTCAGGGAAGAGCGGAGCGGCGTCCGGCCCGTCGCTCGTATGCAGGCATTGTCGCTCCGCCAAGAAGTAGCACTGACTACTGTCGGTGGCGTCGTGGTCGCTTCCTACGGCCGTCGGTTCATGGACTCGCTAGTCGGTTTTCCCGCGAGTCTTCGAATCGCACTTGCGAACAGCTCGTTGAGCGGAGACATCTCGTCGGCGGACGTCTTCGAGGCTGTATCTGACATCGACTGGAAGAAGATAGAAGGTTCCCTCTACCCAATGGAGCTTTTGCGATTCTGCAATCCGTGCTCGCTCTACCCATTTGCGCTGGCGTATAAGAACTCGAGCCAGTTCCGAAAGCTCATCGACGAAGCGGCACTGGGCGAGGTCACCATCCTTGCGATTAGTGATCTGGATTCTGTGCTGCAGGATTCCATTTGGGAAGGAATGAGGGCGTGTGCCGATCGGAGCATGTTCATCTACTCGCATTCTCGGCTGGAAGTCGTCGATCCTCTTGGCGCGGTCAACTTGATAGATAGAGGCGAACGGAGTTCTAAGATCAGGATCAAGAAAACGGCCCAAGGTGTAACGATCGAGTTGGTAACTAAGTATCAGTTGCTCTGGCAGACATGGTTGAAGGGCACGATCGACTGATTATGCCTGCAGGTAGGACTGCCGTCTTGTCCTCCCTCGCACTCACTCCTTGGTCAGCTCTTCGTCGATCTCCCTCGCCGCGTCCCTTAGCGCCACTTTGACGGAAACGCCCTGGCGCAACACGCGGTCCATCATCTTTTCGCCGATCGGCTCAACGAGGTTGTACCGCTCGACCTTCGCGCCCCACGGCGCGCGCGCGGAGGGGATGATCGCGACGAACGCCTGCTCCAGCGCCGCGGGCACGACGCGGTTTTTCACGCGCGATGCGACGGGGTCGGCCGCCTCTTCAGCCACGGCGCGAAGCGCGCAGACCTCGATCCCGCTCGCGTTGTACCGCGTCTGCACGTCGTAGCTCAGCATATGCCTGATCAGCGCCCAGCCGGCGTCCGGGTGCTTCGCGTCCTTGAATATCGCGAGCCCGCTCTCGTACATGACGGTGACCGGTTCGTCCAAGTTGCTAGGCAGCGGCGCTACTCCGATCTCCGCAATCGAGATGTGCTTCGAACTCTGGTAACCGATGATCGCCCAGTGCCCGACGATCTTCATCGCCGCCTTTCCGTTCGCGAACAGATCGACGCCCAGCGCGGCGGTCTGTGACAGAGTCGGCGAGACCTTGTGGACGATCACAAGGTCGTGGATGAACTGCACCGCTTCGACGCACTCCGATGAGTCAAAATAGCCTACAGCCGTCGTTCCTTCGGGAGACAGAACATCACCACCGTTGTTCCAGAGGAACAGGATCCAACCGGCCATCCAATTGGCGAACTCGAAACCGTAAACATCATTAGTGGTCAACCGACGAGCCGCATCGAGGAAGTCGGAAAAAGTCCACGTGCCGTCGGGATACGCCACACCCGCTTCGTCGAAAAGCCGCTTGTTGTAATAAAGCACCATCGGCGTGAACCCCATCGGCAGACCGTAGATCGCGTTCCCCCGCCGGGTGATGTCCACCGCGTTCGGAAAGAAGTCGTCGAGATCAACCTCCGGGTCGTCCTCGATGTACGGACGAAGGTCCATCAGCACGCCGTTGTCGATGAAGATCGCTGCGCTGCTCGCGTCGATCCGCATCACGTCGGGCGCAGTGTGCGCGACGTGGCTCAGCAGCATCTTGGTTACGTACGCCTGCATGTCCCCCGGCGTCCCCTCGATCCGCAGATCGAGGTCCGGGTGCTTTTGCTCGAACTCGGCGTAAATCTGTTTGACGAGCTTGTTGAAGTCGCTGTCGTCCCCCGCGCCCGACCAGTCCGCCATCCGCACGATCGTCCGCCCATCGCCCAGGCTTCCACACCCGGCGACGACCAGCGCAAGCAAGACAGCGACGCACCAACGCATCAGGGCTGTAGTTTAGCCTCTGCTACGGATTCGCGCATACCCCCACCCCAGCCCTCCCCCACGAGGGGAGTTTCCGTTCAATGATCACACTTTTCGGAACGTTATTTCTTGTCAAGTTATTAATTGAAATTATTCACAAATTCCTGATTCACGACAAATCCATTCTACATCTGAGGATCCGGTTTTGGTATACTAAGGGACAAGGACTGCCATCCGGCAGTGAAGCGGCTTGTCTCTTTTTTATTTTATTGATGGGTCGTCCCTGCATTTCATTTTGCTTTTATTTGCTTATTCTTCAGTCGTTTGTTTGGTTCGATTCGGAAAAGCTCTCGGTATGCGCGAAGGCTGACTGAAATCGCGTTCTGCCGCTTCGTCCGGCAGGATGAAACCAACTCTGTTTGACTGATTCACTCGATCTCACACCGCAGAGAGATTCCTGAGATTTTTGAAATCCCAGGGATCTCTTTCGCGAGTTCCATGATAACGCTTCCTATCACAAAACAGTGATAATAAAACGTTGCGAATACTGCTTCGGAGTATTGTTCCTGAGATGGAATCGATCGTACCGAATCTAGCGATTCGTAGACGATTTTCATCAGCTTCTGGTATACTTGAAAATCACATCGGTTCAGGTACCGTTCACTCGGCGGACATTATCGAACCTTTCTGGAAATGGAATAGGACTCATGCGGCGACCTTGTTCTGGCGGGCGATTGGTCCCTCTTCTGTTTTTGTCGCTCGTTGGAGTGTGTCAGAGTCTTCCAGCATCTGCCGAAGACGCCTCCGAGGATCTCCTGGAATACGACCGGATCATTCAACCGGCCGACCGTGAGCACTGGTCGTATCAGCCCATTCGTAAACCACCGATTCCAAAAGTTCGAGATACCGCTTGGCCGCGAAATCCGATCGACGCCTTTATTCTGGAGAAACTGGAATCCCAAAGTTGGCGACCTGCGCCGCTGGTTCAGAAACATGTTCTGTTACGACGAATTTTTCTCGACCTGATCGGCCTGCCGCCGACTTTGGCAGAGCAGGAACGTTTTCTTAACGATTCTTCTCCCCACTCTCTGGAGTTGGTGATCGACGATTTGCTTTCCCGGCCCGGTTACGGGGAACGCTGGGGACGACATTGGCTTGATTTAGTCCGTTACGCAGAGACCAACGGTTACGAACGGGACGCCATCAAACCGCATGCCTGGCGATACCGGGATTACGTCATCGCGGCATTCAATAGCGACAAACCGTACAACCGCTTTGTTCTGGAACAACTCGCCGGTGATGAACTTCCCGATTCCAGTGCCGAAACCATGATAGCGACCGGATATTCCCGTCTCGGACCGTGGGACGATGAGCCGGCCGACCCGCAACAAGATCGCTTCGACCAGATGGATGATCTGGTGCGGACCACCTCACGAGTGTTTCTGGGGCTCACTTTGGGTTGCTGCCGTTGTCACAACCACAAATTCGACGCGCTGACCATGCACGATTATTACCGCATGGTGGCGATCTTCAATCCGTTGGTTCGCCCTCAGTTGGGACGCAAGGAATTGGATCTGCCGGCCGGTTCGCGAAGAGAATTCTCCGCCGTTGCCGAACGGGATCGTCTGATCTCGGAGAACAGCAATCAAATCGCTTCGTTACGTAACAGTTTTCGTAACGAATTTCTCAAATCCGGTCGTAGCGAACTGTCTCCCAAAGTGATTGCAGCGTTTCGCTCCGAACCGAAAAATCGAACGGCCGAGCAGAAGGATTTCGTCAAACAGCATGCGAAACAATTGGATGCGGAATTATCCGCTGCATT
This DNA window, taken from Armatimonadota bacterium, encodes the following:
- a CDS encoding Fic family protein, which gives rise to MSRYEFSGEDDSAFEPGSDGSVLKNRLAIIDPKEIGQVEAHALFVAIAWSDEAFDFETEFSFEIIKDMHRQWLGHIYPFAGELRTVNVTKDGFMFAPVAYLENSIREIDSLVRENTPCEGLHRPELVAAIALVHSELLLVHPFREGNGRIARWLADLMAIQGGLPPLDWAFEENSEARREEYFAALRRAYIKQPGELEALVDQALTRALTS
- a CDS encoding sugar ABC transporter permease, translated to MSKRNQKVGYLFITPAVLHLFLFAVLPIGYALYLSLFRWNLLKDTKPFVGIGNYIDSVQDPHFWNAMWNSARFTLTSVPAGMLVALLVAILVAQKLRGVTIFRTLFYIPAISSGVAISMLWIYVYLPQSGLINVASSMFGIPDIDFLNKEEWAMWALVFMSIWTGLGPKMIIYVAGLLGIPETLYEAAELDGAGGWQRFWRITLPMLSPTTLFVLVTSTIGAFQLFTPIYMMTKGGPNDTTNVIGYHIYREAWQKFHVGSAAAQSFLLLIIIAGVAYAQYRMMKSQLEGYSAG
- a CDS encoding WecB/TagA/CpsF family glycosyltransferase — translated: MSTQLPTIELSGMRLAKARGQEVLDHVFEELSHGKGGWLITANLDFLRRFCREPEMRALYEQADVTVADGMPLVWAARIQGDRLPERVTGSSMVWSLASRASAEGRTLYLLGGDEGTGDAAAQEFTRRSPKLTISGVSAPMFSNPPTEQEIADVKQLFAADPPDILLVGLGSPKQEILIQALRKSLPGTWMIGVGISFSFVAGKVRRAPRWMQRSGLEWLHRLFQEPRRLARRYLIDDIPFSIVLFSRALGSRFRRK
- a CDS encoding sugar ABC transporter substrate-binding protein → MRWCVAVLLALVVAGCGSLGDGRTIVRMADWSGAGDDSDFNKLVKQIYAEFEQKHPDLDLRIEGTPGDMQAYVTKMLLSHVAHTAPDVMRIDASSAAIFIDNGVLMDLRPYIEDDPEVDLDDFFPNAVDITRRGNAIYGLPMGFTPMVLYYNKRLFDEAGVAYPDGTWTFSDFLDAARRLTTNDVYGFEFANWMAGWILFLWNNGGDVLSPEGTTAVGYFDSSECVEAVQFIHDLVIVHKVSPTLSQTAALGVDLFANGKAAMKIVGHWAIIGYQSSKHISIAEIGVAPLPSNLDEPVTVMYESGLAIFKDAKHPDAGWALIRHMLSYDVQTRYNASGIEVCALRAVAEEAADPVASRVKNRVVPAALEQAFVAIIPSARAPWGAKVERYNLVEPIGEKMMDRVLRQGVSVKVALRDAAREIDEELTKE
- a CDS encoding DUF1549 domain-containing protein yields the protein MRRPCSGGRLVPLLFLSLVGVCQSLPASAEDASEDLLEYDRIIQPADREHWSYQPIRKPPIPKVRDTAWPRNPIDAFILEKLESQSWRPAPLVQKHVLLRRIFLDLIGLPPTLAEQERFLNDSSPHSLELVIDDLLSRPGYGERWGRHWLDLVRYAETNGYERDAIKPHAWRYRDYVIAAFNSDKPYNRFVLEQLAGDELPDSSAETMIATGYSRLGPWDDEPADPQQDRFDQMDDLVRTTSRVFLGLTLGCCRCHNHKFDALTMHDYYRMVAIFNPLVRPQLGRKELDLPAGSRREFSAVAERDRLISENSNQIASLRNSFRNEFLKSGRSELSPKVIAAFRSEPKNRTAEQKDFVKQHAKQLDAELSAA